Sequence from the Kribbella aluminosa genome:
CGACGTACCGACGGTGGCCGCCGCCACCGGGACGCCGAGCTGGGCCGCCGCGAGCGCGCCGATGCTCAGCGGCTGCCGGGTGAGCTTCCCGGACAGGTGGCTGATCACCGCGCCGACACCGAGCGCGGCGCCGAGACCGATGAACGCCGGCTTGGTGCCGAGTTCCCGCAGGTCGAGCGACGCGCCGAGCCAGACGAAGAACACCGGGCCGAGGAACCCCTCGGTCAGTGCGAACAGCTGCCGGGCCAGTCGCCGCGGCTCGCCGACCGCGGCCACGGCCAGCCCGAGCACGAACCCGGCCAGCATGATCGACACGTGTGTCGCGGCCGCCAGCCCGGCCAGCGCGAACAGCACCATCAGGCTGATCCGCAGCTCGACCGCGAACCGCCGGTCCTCGGACACGTCGTGCACCCGGTGCCGGACGCCGGACTTCTCCGCCTTGTTCAGACCGAAGAACACCACCACGCCCGCCACGAGCACCGCGAGCGCGCCGAACGCCGCCCGGCCGGCGTGCGGCGGGTCGATCGCGAGCGGCAGCGCGACGATGCAGGTGGCGTCCGCGATCGCGACCTGGGGGAGCAGCTCGACCACCGACCGCCCGCCGAGCCCGAGCGAGTCGACGATCGGCAGGACCAGCGCCGCCGACGAGGACGACATCAGTACGGCGTACAGCGGGATGTGGCCGGTGCCGAAGAGGGCGTTCAGCGCGAACGCGAGTGCGGTCGCGACGATCCCGGTGACGACCGCGCGGAGCAGGCCGGGGCGGATCGCCCGCCGCAGGCTCTCGTCCCGGACCGGAACGTGGGTGCCGGCAACG
This genomic interval carries:
- a CDS encoding cation:proton antiporter, with amino-acid sequence MSFTMLAVVIAVGLAGPLLALRRGWHIPIVLGELIAGVILGKTGIGYLSASDPSFTFLADIGFGLVMFVAGTHVPVRDESLRRAIRPGLLRAVVTGIVATALAFALNALFGTGHIPLYAVLMSSSSAALVLPIVDSLGLGGRSVVELLPQVAIADATCIVALPLAIDPPHAGRAAFGALAVLVAGVVVFFGLNKAEKSGVRHRVHDVSEDRRFAVELRISLMVLFALAGLAAATHVSIMLAGFVLGLAVAAVGEPRRLARQLFALTEGFLGPVFFVWLGASLDLRELGTKPAFIGLGAALGVGAVISHLSGKLTRQPLSIGALAAAQLGVPVAAATVGTSLHVLQPGEPAALILGALITIAISAVAGGFAVRRGLVATK